From Spirosoma aerolatum, one genomic window encodes:
- a CDS encoding glycoside hydrolase family 43 protein produces MKTYWLTFLGCLFVSLPLKAQNNQPKQIRTNVPLDSIRLSDPAILADRQTNMYYMTGTGGMLWKSKNLNLWDGPYKVAQTDPNSWMGPNPMIWAAEIHPYKNKYYYFATFTNRAVMIDTVKGRAIERRACHVLVSNKPDGPYVPMQDATYLPANMPTLDGTLWVDKNGKPYLVYCYEWLQNLNGTIETIELKPDLSGTVGKAKVLFRASDSPWSREKDEVGNDKPNKVTDGPYLFQTKTGRLGMIWTSWIYDVYTQGVAYSKSGTLDGPWIQEKEPITPPNYGHGMLFRTLDGKLLLSMHSHKSVNGRTVRVPHLFEADLSGDKLVIGKPYLPAD; encoded by the coding sequence ATGAAAACGTATTGGTTAACTTTTCTTGGCTGTCTGTTCGTTTCGTTGCCGCTAAAGGCGCAGAATAATCAGCCAAAGCAGATAAGAACAAATGTGCCGCTGGATTCCATTCGCCTGAGCGACCCGGCTATTCTGGCCGATCGCCAAACCAATATGTATTATATGACCGGTACGGGAGGTATGCTTTGGAAAAGTAAAAATCTGAACCTATGGGATGGTCCTTACAAGGTTGCCCAAACCGATCCGAACTCGTGGATGGGTCCCAATCCGATGATTTGGGCTGCCGAAATTCACCCCTATAAAAACAAGTACTATTACTTTGCTACGTTCACCAACCGGGCTGTCATGATTGACACCGTCAAAGGTAGGGCTATTGAACGACGGGCCTGTCATGTACTGGTCAGCAATAAACCCGATGGGCCGTATGTGCCTATGCAGGATGCGACGTATCTGCCTGCTAATATGCCTACGCTGGATGGAACGTTATGGGTCGATAAAAACGGGAAGCCATATCTGGTATATTGCTACGAATGGTTGCAAAACCTGAATGGGACTATCGAAACGATTGAACTAAAGCCCGATTTAAGTGGTACTGTTGGTAAAGCCAAAGTACTGTTTCGGGCCAGCGATTCGCCCTGGAGTCGGGAGAAGGACGAAGTGGGCAACGACAAACCGAATAAAGTTACGGACGGGCCTTACCTGTTTCAGACCAAAACCGGACGGCTGGGAATGATCTGGACCAGTTGGATTTATGACGTGTATACCCAGGGGGTAGCCTATTCAAAAAGCGGTACGCTGGATGGGCCCTGGATACAGGAAAAAGAGCCGATTACCCCGCCAAACTATGGGCATGGGATGTTGTTTCGTACGCTGGATGGCAAGCTGCTCCTATCCATGCATAGTCATAAGAGTGTAAACGGCCGGACGGTTCGGGTGCCGCATCTGTTCGAAGCCGATTTGTCGGGTGATAAGCTGGTTATTGGTAAACCGTATTTGCCAGCAGATTAG
- a CDS encoding Na+/H+ antiporter — protein MIEQVTFYLGMVLVMIFLIILAQRIQVAYPVLLVVAGLAISFMPGIPVLNMDPELIFIIFLPPLLYEAAWSTSWKELWKWRRIILSFAILVVFVTAFSVSLIAYRFIPGFTLALGFLLGGIVSPPDAVSAGAIMKFVKVPKRLSSILEGESLLNDASSLIIFQFAVIAVSTGEFVVQDALLTFLWMVFGGVGIGLLVGWLLMKVHRWLPDHVDIHQVFSILGPYAMYIGAEEAHSSGVLATVSGGLLMSYHRFSFLNGQTRIRGYNFWSTVSFILNGLVFVLIGLDLPQIVSGLGQTSLGEAIGYGVLITVTLVVVRILSCYGAVITTLIMRNFITVADTGNPGWKTPLLLGWTGMRGVVSLAAALSIPIRLADGTPFPQRDLILFITFVVIFLTLVVQGLTLPFFIRKFGFTEQDYTKPEEKVDAFIEKEFAALALQYMRENLSEAELAQPVYQKLMKASAYRLSSEGTSAFSEPIKELYRHILDRQRRWLVEKNRTTMTLDEDIVRKHLYYLDHEEERLLLR, from the coding sequence ATGATTGAACAGGTTACGTTTTATCTGGGGATGGTGCTGGTAATGATATTTCTGATCATTCTGGCTCAGCGAATACAGGTTGCCTATCCGGTATTGCTGGTTGTGGCGGGGCTCGCCATTAGTTTTATGCCGGGCATACCCGTCCTCAACATGGACCCTGAGTTGATCTTCATCATCTTTTTGCCACCGCTCCTGTACGAAGCCGCCTGGTCGACCTCGTGGAAAGAGTTGTGGAAATGGCGACGGATAATTCTCTCGTTTGCTATTCTGGTTGTCTTTGTCACGGCCTTCAGTGTATCTCTGATTGCTTATCGTTTTATTCCTGGCTTTACCCTGGCACTGGGCTTTTTGCTGGGCGGAATCGTGTCGCCCCCGGATGCGGTGAGTGCAGGAGCCATCATGAAATTTGTTAAGGTACCTAAGCGCCTGTCGTCGATTCTGGAGGGCGAAAGCCTGTTGAACGATGCCTCTTCACTGATTATTTTTCAGTTTGCCGTGATCGCCGTTTCGACCGGAGAATTTGTGGTGCAGGATGCGCTGTTAACGTTTTTGTGGATGGTATTTGGGGGTGTCGGTATCGGTTTGCTGGTTGGGTGGCTACTGATGAAGGTCCATAGATGGCTTCCCGATCATGTCGATATTCATCAGGTGTTTTCTATTCTTGGTCCCTATGCCATGTATATAGGCGCCGAAGAAGCGCACAGTTCAGGGGTACTGGCGACGGTAAGCGGAGGGCTGCTGATGTCGTACCACCGTTTCAGTTTTTTAAATGGCCAGACTCGCATACGGGGCTATAATTTCTGGAGTACCGTTTCCTTCATTCTGAACGGACTTGTGTTTGTGCTGATTGGGCTGGACTTGCCGCAAATTGTTTCAGGGCTTGGGCAAACCAGCCTTGGCGAAGCCATTGGATATGGAGTACTTATTACAGTGACCTTAGTGGTAGTCCGGATTTTATCCTGCTACGGGGCCGTCATTACCACGCTCATTATGCGGAACTTCATTACCGTGGCCGATACAGGTAATCCGGGCTGGAAAACGCCTTTGCTACTGGGCTGGACAGGTATGCGTGGTGTGGTCTCGCTGGCTGCTGCCTTATCGATTCCTATCCGTCTTGCTGATGGTACACCGTTTCCACAACGAGACCTTATTCTCTTCATCACGTTTGTTGTCATTTTTCTGACACTTGTAGTTCAGGGACTTACGTTGCCCTTCTTTATCCGGAAATTTGGGTTTACCGAGCAGGATTATACCAAACCTGAGGAGAAGGTCGATGCCTTTATTGAAAAGGAGTTTGCGGCACTGGCCCTGCAATACATGCGCGAAAATCTGAGCGAGGCTGAACTGGCCCAGCCCGTTTATCAGAAACTAATGAAAGCCAGCGCTTACCGACTGTCGTCCGAAGGAACATCGGCTTTCAGTGAACCCATCAAAGAATTGTATCGGCATATTCTGGACCGGCAACGGCGATGGCTGGTTGAAAAAAACCGAACGACCATGACCCTCGATGAAGACATTGTCCGCAAGCACCTCTACTACCTGGATCATGAAGAGGAACGGTTACTTTTGCGTTGA
- a CDS encoding helix-turn-helix domain-containing protein: MSIAYLSSLVAVGRRNFDRRFIKTTDNTAIEYAQRVKIESPQKALKSTRKTINEVMYEVGYSEAKAFREVFRKITGMAPIDYKTKYNKEAVVS; the protein is encoded by the coding sequence ATATCCATAGCGTATCTCTCCAGTCTAGTTGCTGTAGGCCGACGAAATTTTGACCGACGCTTTATAAAAACAACCGACAATACAGCCATTGAATATGCTCAACGGGTCAAAATTGAATCGCCCCAAAAAGCGCTCAAATCCACGCGAAAAACCATCAATGAGGTTATGTATGAAGTTGGCTATTCGGAGGCAAAAGCGTTTCGGGAAGTATTCCGAAAAATTACGGGTATGGCGCCGATCGACTATAAAACGAAATACAATAAGGAAGCGGTAGTCAGCTAA
- a CDS encoding SRPBCC family protein — protein MTSSDFTVTLLVDQDPEIVFAAVNNVAGWWTENVEGDSHHLNDAFEVRFGDVHYSRQQLIEFIPAQQVVWLITDSQLSFISDKSEWTGTRVVFDITENGGQTQLRFTHQGLKPEIECYGACSNAWGGYIRNSLFNLITTGQGQPDWKVETEF, from the coding sequence ATGACTTCTTCTGATTTTACGGTTACCCTCCTCGTTGACCAAGACCCGGAAATTGTGTTTGCTGCTGTCAATAACGTAGCTGGCTGGTGGACAGAAAATGTTGAAGGTGATTCGCATCATCTAAACGATGCATTTGAGGTGCGCTTCGGCGACGTACATTATTCCCGACAGCAACTAATCGAGTTTATTCCGGCCCAACAAGTTGTGTGGCTTATTACCGATAGTCAGCTTAGTTTCATCAGCGATAAAAGTGAGTGGACAGGAACTCGTGTTGTTTTTGATATCACTGAAAATGGCGGACAAACGCAGCTTCGCTTTACTCACCAGGGCTTGAAGCCTGAGATCGAATGCTATGGCGCGTGCTCGAATGCCTGGGGTGGTTATATCCGAAATAGCCTCTTCAATTTGATCACTACAGGCCAAGGACAGCCAGACTGGAAAGTAGAAACGGAATTCTAG
- a CDS encoding DUF3267 domain-containing protein, with the protein MNVKPQELISLGYHMDQELDHSELVPFVKTNLKRINPVSIFYWGFNIVVVVALIFFLIQEKRLPVSEAITKLFLGVFIFFVILLPIHELIHGFFYKVAGAQNVQFTAHWRTLVFYCLADNFVADAKSFLVVALTPFLMINSGLIAMLFFVSPALFYTLFGALLLHTGGCFGDFGLVSYFYENRQRKPVTYDDAQAKKSYFLLRPA; encoded by the coding sequence ATGAACGTGAAACCACAAGAATTGATTTCACTGGGGTATCACATGGACCAGGAGCTTGACCATAGTGAACTGGTACCGTTTGTGAAAACGAATTTGAAACGGATAAACCCGGTTTCTATTTTTTATTGGGGTTTTAATATCGTCGTCGTTGTTGCGCTGATCTTTTTTCTTATTCAGGAAAAGCGATTACCTGTATCGGAAGCGATTACGAAACTGTTTCTAGGGGTTTTTATTTTCTTTGTTATCCTATTGCCTATTCATGAACTGATACATGGATTCTTTTATAAGGTCGCTGGTGCGCAGAACGTACAGTTTACGGCACACTGGCGAACGCTTGTTTTTTATTGCTTAGCCGATAACTTTGTTGCCGATGCTAAATCGTTTTTAGTGGTTGCGCTCACCCCATTTCTTATGATCAATTCGGGGTTGATTGCAATGCTGTTTTTTGTATCGCCGGCCTTATTTTACACCTTGTTCGGTGCACTACTTTTGCATACGGGTGGTTGCTTTGGCGACTTTGGGTTGGTAAGTTATTTTTATGAAAACAGGCAGAGAAAGCCTGTAACGTATGACGATGCGCAGGCGAAAAAATCATATTTTCTTTTACGACCAGCTTAA
- a CDS encoding putative quinol monooxygenase: MRMINTARKRQTNLAKSVMALITVCLLVCFFGTKTVAQPKKQMVRLAKINVDPSQLERYNAALKEQMATAIRVEPGVLTYYAVADKNDPAHITILEIYADTAAYKAHITTPHFTKYKDTVKDMVKSLELVDVTLLGSAKKPGM; the protein is encoded by the coding sequence ATGCGTATGATCAATACGGCTCGCAAACGCCAAACAAACCTGGCCAAGTCAGTAATGGCTTTGATTACCGTATGCCTGTTAGTCTGTTTTTTTGGGACAAAAACTGTGGCACAGCCGAAAAAGCAAATGGTTAGGCTGGCAAAGATTAATGTTGACCCTTCGCAGCTCGAAAGGTATAACGCAGCCTTGAAAGAGCAAATGGCTACCGCTATTCGTGTTGAACCGGGGGTGTTAACCTACTATGCGGTAGCGGATAAAAACGATCCGGCACACATCACCATCCTCGAAATATATGCCGACACAGCCGCTTATAAGGCACATATTACGACTCCTCATTTTACGAAATACAAGGATACCGTAAAGGATATGGTGAAGTCTCTGGAACTGGTTGATGTTACACTACTGGGTTCTGCTAAAAAGCCGGGTATGTAA
- a CDS encoding xanthine dehydrogenase family protein molybdopterin-binding subunit: protein MKDTNKAVGSPISRIDGIAKVTGKAPYSMDHPVTNPAYAILFKSTIAAGTIREIDSTSAEKAPGVLAVITHKNAPKLNVKGGLRGGALLQSPAVEFFGQNIGIVVAETFEQARYASRLINVTYDKKEPKVDFDKVADQARMPKDKEKADAKRGDVQAALGQATYKVEEVYETPIEHHHPMEPHAAIAEWDGDKVTLYSSAQIVNGAQSAAAATLNLKPDQVRIVSPYIGGGFGSKGGQWANLALAAVAAKQVNRPVKLALTRQQMVNSVGLRQHNRQKVSLAATADGKLTALAHEITTHCAINDEFVEPCGDCSKIMYDTPNSLITYRVAPMNLIVPTYTRGPGKSTGSFALESAMDELAYKLKMDPIAFRIKNEPERDPSNGKPWSSRTTVQCLREGAKAFGWEKRKPEPRQNSQGNYWIGYGVSAGTYPAHQRPTSASVKLTRAGETVTATIELAAADLGTGTYTILTQTAADALGLAVQHVKVKIGDSDLPPAAGAVGSVGAASYANAVNDACEKITQELLTKSGKQFFVRPTAAQLMRSEKLSDYQTRVDSKPPENAEDFSAHSFNANFAEVAVNKSTGMIRVNRFLAVTGAGKILNPKTARSQIIGGNVWGIGMALTEESVVDPRWGNFVTRSLADYHVPANLDIGHLDAIFINENDKQVNTLGVKGIGEVGIVGVAAAVANAVFNATGKRVRELPITPDKVL, encoded by the coding sequence ATGAAGGACACGAATAAAGCAGTCGGCTCCCCGATTAGTCGTATCGATGGTATAGCCAAGGTAACCGGCAAAGCGCCGTATTCGATGGATCATCCGGTAACAAATCCGGCCTATGCCATTCTGTTCAAAAGTACCATTGCTGCTGGAACCATTCGGGAGATCGACAGTACTAGCGCCGAAAAAGCACCCGGTGTACTGGCCGTTATCACCCACAAGAACGCGCCAAAACTAAACGTCAAGGGCGGATTGCGCGGAGGAGCTCTGCTGCAAAGTCCAGCGGTTGAGTTCTTTGGGCAAAATATTGGCATCGTAGTGGCCGAAACGTTCGAGCAGGCACGCTATGCCTCGCGGCTCATCAACGTTACGTATGACAAAAAAGAGCCCAAAGTCGACTTCGATAAAGTAGCCGATCAGGCTCGCATGCCAAAGGATAAAGAGAAAGCCGATGCCAAACGGGGCGATGTACAGGCTGCACTCGGCCAGGCTACTTACAAAGTCGAAGAGGTCTATGAAACGCCCATCGAACACCATCACCCCATGGAACCCCACGCGGCTATTGCCGAATGGGACGGCGACAAGGTGACCTTATACAGCAGTGCCCAGATTGTAAACGGTGCGCAAAGTGCAGCAGCCGCTACCCTGAATCTGAAGCCCGATCAGGTGCGTATCGTATCGCCCTACATTGGGGGTGGGTTTGGCTCGAAGGGGGGACAATGGGCAAATCTGGCGCTGGCGGCTGTAGCGGCTAAACAGGTCAATCGTCCGGTCAAGCTTGCGCTTACTCGTCAGCAGATGGTCAACTCCGTAGGCCTACGGCAACACAATCGCCAGAAAGTGAGTCTGGCAGCTACTGCCGATGGCAAGCTAACGGCTCTGGCCCATGAGATTACAACGCACTGCGCCATCAACGATGAGTTTGTCGAGCCCTGTGGAGACTGCTCAAAAATCATGTACGACACACCCAACTCGCTCATCACGTATCGGGTAGCGCCCATGAATCTGATTGTACCGACCTACACCCGTGGCCCCGGCAAATCGACCGGCAGTTTTGCCCTCGAATCAGCGATGGACGAGCTAGCCTATAAGCTGAAAATGGACCCGATTGCGTTTCGAATTAAAAACGAACCGGAACGCGATCCATCCAATGGCAAGCCCTGGTCGTCACGGACTACAGTACAATGTCTGCGCGAAGGAGCAAAAGCCTTTGGGTGGGAAAAACGCAAACCCGAACCCCGCCAGAATTCACAGGGCAATTACTGGATTGGGTATGGTGTATCGGCCGGAACATACCCGGCTCATCAGCGTCCAACCTCGGCTTCCGTCAAGCTAACCCGAGCGGGTGAAACCGTAACCGCCACTATTGAACTGGCGGCTGCCGATCTGGGTACGGGCACGTACACCATCCTGACGCAAACGGCCGCCGATGCGTTGGGATTAGCCGTTCAGCATGTGAAGGTAAAAATTGGCGATTCCGATCTGCCTCCCGCTGCGGGGGCTGTAGGTTCGGTGGGCGCTGCCAGCTACGCCAACGCGGTGAATGATGCCTGTGAGAAGATTACGCAGGAGCTACTGACCAAATCGGGCAAGCAATTTTTTGTTCGTCCGACAGCCGCACAGTTGATGCGATCCGAGAAATTGAGCGACTACCAGACACGCGTTGACAGCAAGCCACCCGAAAATGCCGAAGACTTTTCAGCTCATAGTTTTAACGCCAATTTTGCGGAGGTGGCCGTTAACAAATCGACAGGTATGATACGTGTCAATCGGTTTCTGGCCGTAACGGGGGCGGGAAAGATTCTGAATCCCAAAACGGCTCGTTCGCAGATCATCGGTGGCAACGTCTGGGGCATCGGCATGGCCCTGACGGAAGAGTCGGTTGTTGATCCGCGCTGGGGCAATTTCGTAACCCGTTCATTAGCCGATTATCACGTCCCGGCCAACCTCGACATAGGCCATCTGGACGCTATCTTTATTAATGAGAACGATAAACAAGTCAACACGCTGGGAGTGAAAGGCATTGGCGAAGTGGGGATTGTGGGCGTGGCAGCCGCTGTAGCCAACGCTGTTTTCAACGCCACCGGCAAACGGGTTCGGGAGTTACCCATTACGCCCGATAAGGTACTGTAA
- a CDS encoding FAD binding domain-containing protein encodes MRPFTYTRATDVTSAIRLLSQNPNARFLAGGTNLLDLMKEDVERPSTLIDISELGLTDIKSIASGTNKDGVTLGGLGKNTDAANHPLIRQHYPLLTQAILAGASGQLRNMATNGGNLLQRTRCPYFYEVAMPCNKREPGTGCGAKDGINRMHAIFGWSDQCVAVYPSDMAVALAALDAVIIVRNAGGQERRIPILDFHRLPDNQPEKDTNLVHGELITAIELPQNRFADKSYYLKVRDRASYAFALVSVAAALETEGNTIKQARIAMGGVAHKPWRALKAETMLVGKEATEANFKQAADAVMAEAKPLAHNAFKVELGNRSIVLALQMAMKGGKI; translated from the coding sequence ATGCGACCTTTTACCTATACCCGAGCCACCGATGTTACATCGGCCATCAGGCTGCTGAGCCAGAATCCGAACGCCAGATTCCTCGCTGGTGGTACTAATTTGCTGGATCTGATGAAGGAAGATGTAGAACGCCCCAGCACCCTGATCGACATTTCCGAACTAGGCCTAACCGATATTAAATCCATTGCCAGTGGGACCAATAAAGATGGAGTTACCCTTGGCGGACTGGGTAAAAACACCGATGCAGCCAACCATCCATTGATTCGCCAGCATTACCCATTGCTAACCCAGGCGATTCTGGCAGGTGCATCGGGGCAACTACGAAACATGGCAACCAACGGAGGCAACCTGCTGCAACGAACGCGCTGCCCCTACTTCTATGAAGTGGCTATGCCTTGCAACAAACGTGAGCCGGGAACAGGCTGTGGAGCCAAAGACGGCATAAACCGGATGCACGCCATTTTTGGCTGGTCAGACCAATGCGTAGCTGTTTATCCCTCCGATATGGCCGTAGCGCTGGCGGCTCTGGATGCAGTGATCATTGTTCGAAATGCAGGTGGTCAGGAACGACGGATTCCTATTTTGGATTTTCATCGACTACCCGATAACCAGCCTGAAAAAGATACGAACTTGGTACATGGTGAACTGATCACAGCGATTGAATTGCCTCAGAATCGATTCGCAGATAAATCGTACTACCTCAAAGTTCGTGACCGGGCCTCCTATGCCTTTGCGCTGGTATCGGTTGCAGCCGCTTTGGAAACAGAAGGCAACACCATTAAGCAGGCCCGTATTGCGATGGGTGGCGTAGCTCACAAGCCCTGGCGAGCCCTGAAAGCAGAAACGATGCTGGTAGGCAAGGAAGCAACCGAAGCGAATTTCAAACAGGCGGCTGACGCTGTCATGGCCGAAGCCAAACCCCTGGCCCACAATGCGTTCAAAGTAGAGCTCGGCAACCGGAGTATCGTTCTGGCTCTACAAATGGCCATGAAAGGCGGCAAAATATAA
- a CDS encoding 2Fe-2S iron-sulfur cluster-binding protein, with protein sequence MDEHESPELTEDEKRLFADLMPEDLNEILDTGVNRRHFLKLMTLAGGGILAAQSAVAEQLLTRPSNAPSPTELAPVSLDNAVNVSFKVNGTARKLTVDSRMTLLDALRERLDLTGSKKGCDHGQCGACTVMVNGHRVLSCLTLTASCEGKTVQTIEGLAQNDKLHPMQEAFLKHDGFQCGFCTPGQICSAVAMLDEAKKGQVSYVTENVRQTTGPAKLSNEEIRERMSGNICRCGAYPNIVAAIQEVYNGKPVEQIFRSV encoded by the coding sequence ATGGATGAACACGAATCTCCCGAACTGACAGAAGACGAAAAGCGACTGTTTGCTGACCTGATGCCCGAAGACCTGAACGAAATTCTCGATACAGGTGTCAATCGTCGGCATTTCCTCAAACTCATGACGCTGGCCGGCGGTGGAATCCTGGCAGCTCAATCGGCCGTAGCCGAACAGCTATTGACTCGTCCATCAAACGCTCCTTCACCAACTGAACTGGCCCCGGTCAGCCTCGATAACGCGGTCAATGTATCGTTTAAGGTCAACGGTACAGCCCGAAAACTCACCGTCGATTCGCGCATGACGTTACTGGATGCGCTACGCGAACGGCTGGACCTGACTGGCTCAAAAAAAGGTTGCGACCACGGCCAATGCGGAGCCTGTACGGTGATGGTGAATGGGCATCGGGTGCTATCCTGCCTGACGCTGACGGCCTCCTGCGAAGGCAAAACCGTACAGACCATTGAGGGCCTGGCCCAGAACGATAAGTTACATCCCATGCAGGAAGCCTTTCTGAAGCACGACGGATTTCAATGTGGTTTCTGTACGCCCGGTCAGATTTGTTCAGCTGTCGCCATGCTGGATGAAGCGAAGAAAGGCCAGGTTAGTTACGTCACCGAAAACGTTCGCCAAACAACAGGTCCGGCGAAACTATCAAACGAAGAAATTCGGGAGCGGATGTCGGGAAATATCTGCCGATGTGGAGCCTACCCGAATATAGTGGCTGCAATTCAGGAAGTTTATAATGGTAAGCCTGTCGAACAGATTTTCCGCTCGGTTTAA